A stretch of the Ptiloglossa arizonensis isolate GNS036 chromosome 1, iyPtiAriz1_principal, whole genome shotgun sequence genome encodes the following:
- the Jbug gene encoding filamin-type immunoglobulin domains fbug isoform X3, with translation MESTEQLRPEQLVGLVARSAEGTAAKGMPIKGHEDLWVEIQANTFRNWVNEHLKAADVADGPVIDLAEDFRDGTRLCALVEILTKRRLPRWNPRPANQHHHLENVSTALQAIEADGVKLVNIGNVDIVNGNLKLILGLIWSLIVRYQIGKSKFPPRKLMLAWLKAVLPECRVNNFTTDWNSGVYLSALLDYCQPGLFTHWRQLDSNDSVYNCRKAMEISKREFDIPMVLEPEYLASPYLDELSGMTYLSYFMKEGSPGFHATLRWVNSQLPHQTVQNFTTDWNDGTVLCSIVRNLGGPAPAYDKINADPAAWEHNIQMGIDGGKKLGVEPILKAKDMADQNVEHLGVMAYAAYFQWVKPRPQASKQIVVHIDSTSARVQQPAHFKLEMLTKEVNTREVRGEVVSPSGRAECRLTWNGVHGKGTFVPTEVGMHKLMVYNDGELVDGCPYYFRVLPPLTKIKSPGMDPCAIGSIVEVLVNSYGTSHDGIDVTAWSPTGRSLSCPVKENDGVHTATFQPDETGEWSIAITHKGNHIQGGPFTCFVFDPNGIKLLDTDGAMPGQPFSFIVDATGTGGLGDVIIDLVHDKQSVPFRMEDFGHMQYRVSFVPSDAGKYRVYVYFNGSDVRGSPFSIRVGTQKGSRRSKESTSSLERSKLSSLERRMNGLNVSGGTDRSSPIQKVYSSSAYKSSPSPTQHVRDYSPVRQTTSTYKTSSNYSMENSSSTYHASTSFNRNRSPNHSQSPVSRNVHSPVSRNVHSPSMIKETKEIYSSTAYNQSRSPTVQSPSLVKESKEIYTTSTMSTSRSPNPSPTAHGSRYSPIIKESRDIYNSGSLKRSRSPNRSPMAYRSATQSPVNRSFSPRNNDSRDNTFNRRSSVDTGAVDTSSNVRVSSMVGGTSRRDSWDAIEKTKSLLSYGSLESLANLANNSPTAENTNNQSYLNNNYKNTQGYNSRNTSHTQSSSSNFTSSQKVSSSDYNVSQKYNNENHNTRTQTHGILKNKNNNHYKSLDATDGVHDRYLNNGVSVYSSTQEKNSGLASGSALEILPIHRPTTFTIDPSIDSSKVTVSVSGPSGKLISVQKSTLRGLTYTITAEEVGEHIIQILLNGQHIQGSPFRSQAYNARAIQIGNIPNGVVNQPVEFEIDGSRAGSGNLEILVNGGHVTSFVRALGSQRFLASFVPHEAVVHLVEMTFNGEVVPGSPWRVGIMPAPKMSVIGDSIRLVPSGSPALFELSALGFNSNEIDVQIITPSKRHIPARIDEEPGRSGEFRVEFTPTEVGSHLVEVSIAGQKLPAGPLVAKVYNSSLIQVTDIPSAVVGHACQFRVDASAAGEGQLEISINEGEVPNHVQVVGGGRCLVSFTPEIAKPHYIDIKFNGEAVKGCPFICNVSDTSRVTLSLNHLELIPVDQPASFHMGVDGSGSAELAVSVRGPSSELPVKVTGDIKSGFTAEFIPRDVGVHSISVEYNGHPVNGTPFLAKAFNADKVLIGPVARGSVGQPTHFSVDASQAGEGNLEITISARSQNIPTQVTPQGNARFSVSFVPFEACEHIINIAFNKRTVPGCPIVTRVGGDSHVTVSGQALSSAGLGRQSYLTVSNVAGSLEDLEVNVEGRPAFRLRHY, from the exons CGATCAGCGGAGGGTACAGCAGCCAAAGGGATGCCGATCAAAGGACACGAAGATCTGTGGGTGGAGATTCAAGCGAACACGTTCAGAAACTGGGTGAACGAGCACTTAAAAGCCGCGGATGTTGCCGATGGTCCTGTGATCGATCTCGCCGAAGACTTTCGAGACGGCACGCGACTCTGCGCTCTCGTCGAGATCCTTACCAAACGGCGTCTGCCTCGATGGAATCCTAGACCGGCCAATCAGCATCATCACTTGGAGAATGTATCGACGGCGCTACAGGCTATCGAGGCTGACGGCGTGAAACTCGTCAATATCG GGAACGTGGACATCGTCAATGGAAATTTGAAACTGATCCTTGGTCTGATATGGTCGCTCATTGTAAGGTACCAAATAGGCAAGTCCAAGTTCCCGCCAAGGAAACTCATGCTCGCATGGCTCAAG GCCGTATTGCCGGAATGCAGGGTGAACAATTTCACGACCGACTGGAATTCTGGAGTGTATCTGAGCGCGTTGCTCGATTATTGCCAACCAGGACTGTTCACCCACTGGCGTCAACTCGATTCCAACGACAG CGTGTACAACTGCCGAAAAGCGATGGAGATCTCGAAGCGCGAATTCGACATACCCATGGTATTGGAACCAGAGTACCTTGCGTCACCATATTTGGACGAACTATCGGGAATGACCTACTTATCGTACTTCATGAAGGAAGGTTCGCCGGGTTTTCACGCGACGTTACGTTGGGTGAACTCGCAATTACCCCACCAGACTGTACAGAATTTCACG ACCGATTGGAACGACGGCACGGTGTTGTGCAGCATCGTACGGAATTTGGGCGGGCCAGCGCCGGCATACGATAAGATCAACGCCGACCCGGCCGCATGGGAGCACAATATACAAATGG GTATCGACGGTGGCAAGAAACTAGGCGTGGAGCCTATTCTCAAGGCGAAAGACATGGCAGACCAGAACGTGGAACATTTAGGCGTGATGGCGTACGCGGCATACTTTCAATGGGTGAAGCCTCGCCCCCAAGCTAGCAAACAAATTGTTGTCCACATAGACAGCACATCCGCCAGAGTGCAGCAACCG GCGCATTTCAAGTTGGAAATGCTTACCAAAGAAGTGAATACCAGGGAGGTACGCGGCGAAGTGGTGAGTCCGAGCGGACGAGCCGAATGTAGGCTCACCTGGAACGGTGTTCACGGTAAGGGAACCTTCGTACCCACGGAAGTTGGAATGCACAAG TTAATGGTGTACAACGACGGAGAACTGGTGGACGGGTGTCCTTATTATTTTAGAGTCTTACCTCCCTTGACCAAAATCAAATCACCCGGTATGGATCCGTGCGCTATAGGATCCATTGTTGAGGTTCTAGTCAACAGTTACG GAACTAGTCATGACGGCATTGATGTCACCGCATGGTCCCCGACTGGTAGATCTCTCTCGTGCCCTGTGAAAGAGAACGACGGTGTACACACAGCGACCTTTCAACCCGACGAGACCGGAGAATGGAGCATCGCGATAACGCATAAAGGAAATCATATACAAGGCGGTCCATTCACGTGTTTCGTGTTCGACCCGAATGGAATAAAG CTGTTGGACACGGACGGTGCTATGCCGGGACAACCGTTCTCATTCATCGTCGATGCAACGGGAACCGGGGGCCTCGGTGACGTGATAATCGACTTGGTTCACGACAAGCAGTCCGTACCCTTCAGAATGGAGGATTTCGGACATATGCAGTATCGAGTCTCCTTTGTTCCGTCCGACGCCGGGAAATACCGAGTGTACGTGTACTTCAACGGCTCCGACGTACGGGGCTCTCCATTTTCCATACGCGTCGGTACCCAGAAAGGTTCGAGAAGGTCGAAGGAATCGACATCCAGCCTCGAGAGATCCAAACTGTCTTCACTGGAACGACGAATGAACGGCTTGAACGTTTCGGGGGGGACCGATCGATCCAGTCCAATTCAGAAGGTCTACTCCTCGTCGGCGTACAAGTCGTCACCGAGCCCGACGCAACACGTTCGCGATTACTCACCCGTGCGTCAGACCACCTCGACTTACAAGACGTCGAGCAATTACTCGATGGAAAACTCGAGCTCCACGTATCATGCGTCGACCTCGTTCAATCGTAACCGATCACCGAATCACAGCCAGAGTCCGGTTTCGCGGAACGTTCACAGCCCGGTCTCGCGGAACGTTCACAGTCCGTCCATGATCAAGGAAACCAAGGAGATCTATTCCAGTACCGCGTACAATCAATCCAGGTCCCCCACAGTGCAGAGTCCGAGCCTCGTGAAGGAATCGAAGGAGATTTACACGACCAGCACCATGAGCACGTCTCGTTCCCCGAATCCAAGCCCTACCGCACACGGTTCGAGATACTCGCCGATCATCAAGGAGTCTCGTGACATTTACAACTCCGGATCACTGAAGAGGTCTCGATCGCCGAATCGAAGCCCGATGGCGTACCGTAGCGCGACCCAGAGTCCCGTGAACCGAAGCTTCAGCCCGAGGAACAACGACAGCAGGGACAACACTTTCAATAGAAGGAGTTCCGTGGACACGGGTGCCGTGGACACCAGCAGCAACGTGAGAGTCTCGTCGATGGTCGGTGGCACCTCCAGACGCGACTCCTGGGACGCCATAGAGAAAACGAAATCTCTACTGTcgtatgggagcttggagtcaCTCGCCAACTTGGCGAACAACTCACCCACCGCCGAGAACACAAACAACCAAAGCTACTTGAATAACAATTACAAAAATACTCAGGGCTACAACTCGAGGAACACCTCGCACACGCAGAGCAGCTCCTCGAACTTCACGTCCAGCCAGAAAGTGTCcagttccgattacaacgtgtccCAGAAGTACAACAATGAGAACCACAACACCCGTACGCAGACCCACGGTATACTGAAGAACAAGAACAATAATCACTACAAAAGTTTGGACGCAACGGACGGTGTACACGATCGGTATCTCAACAACGGGGTTTCCGTTTACTCGTCAACGCAAGAAAAGAATTccggtctcgcgagcggaagTGCGCTTGAAATATTACCGATTCATAGGCCGACCACCTTCACCATAGATCCGAGCATAGATTCCAGTAAAGTTACCGTCAGCGTTTCTG GTCCAAGtgggaaattaatttcggtaCAGAAATCGACCCTACGCGGTTTAACGTACACGATAACCGCCGAGGAGGTCGGGGAACacataatacaaattttactgAACGGCCAGCACATTCAAGGATCTCCTTTCAG ATCACAGGCGTACAATGCGCGTGCTATACAAATTGGGAACATTCCGAATGGCGTTGTTAATCAACCGGTGGAATTTGAAA TCGATGGATCCAGAGCCGGATCCGGTAACTTGGAGATCCTCGTAAATGGCGGCCACGTAACGAGTTTCGTCAGAGCGTTGGGCAGCCAACGATTTCTGGCGTCGTTCGTGCCCCATGAAGCTGTTGTACACCTAGTGGAGATGACGTTCAATGGCGAGGTAGTCCCCG gATCACCCTGGCGAGTGGGCATTATGCCAGCCCCAAAAATGTCAGTAATCGGGGACTCCATAAGATTGGTCCCTTCAGGTAGTCCCGCACTGTTTGAGCTTTCTGCTCTTGGCTTTAACAGTAATGAAATTGACGTCCAAATTATAA CACCATCTAAGAGACACATACCAGCAAGAATAGACGAAGAACCAGGACGTTCTGGAGAATTTCGAGTTGAATTTACTCCAACAGAAGTAGGCAGTCATCTCGTGGAAGTAAGCATCGCGGGACAAAAGCTACCGGCAGGACCTCTTGTCGCCAAGGTGTACAACAGCAGTTTGATTCAAGTTACCGATATACCCAGTGCTGTTGTAGGACATGCCTGCCAATTTAGAG TCGATGCTAGCGCTGCTGGCGAAGGGCAGCTTGAAATCTCCATAAACGAAGGAGAGGTGCCCAATCATGTTCAAGTAGTAGGAGGTGGACGTTGTCTGGTCTCTTTTACACCTGAAATTGCTAAACCGCACTACATAGATATAAAGTTCAATGGAGAAGCAGTAAAAGGATGCCCCTTTATTTGTAATGTATCCGATACAAGTAGGGTAACATTAAGTTTAAATCATCTGGAATTAATTCCAGTTGATCAACCTGCTAGTTTTCATATGGGAGTTGATGGTAGTGGGAGTGCAGAACTTGCAGTTTCTGTAAGAG GACCGAGTAGTGAATTGCCCGTTAAAGTAACGGGTGACATAAAAAGTGGTTTCACAGCAGAATTTATTCCAAGAGACGTTGGCGTCCATTCAATTAGTGTCGAGTATAATGGACATCCTGTAAATGGCACACCATTCTTAGCTAAGGCATTCAATGCGGACAAAGTATTAATTGGCCCTGTAGCTAGGGGTAGTGTTGGTCAGCCAACACACTTCTCTG TTGATGCAAGTCAAGCTGGCGAAGGGAATCTAGAAATTACAATATCGGCTCGTAGTCAGAATATACCTACTCAAGTCACACCACAAGGAAATGCACGATTTTCGGTTAGCTTTGTACCATTCGAGGCGTGCGAACATATAATTAATATAGCCTTCAACAAACGAACTGTGCCAGGCTGTCCGATTGTAACTCGGGTAGGTGGTGATAGTCATGTAACAGTGAGTGGGCAGGCATTAAGCAGTGCTGGTTTAGGACGGCAAAGCTATCTTACTGTCAGTAATGTTGCCGGTAGCTTGGAAGATTTAGAAGTTAACGTTGAAG GTCGGCCAGCTTTCAGACTACGACATTACTAG
- the LOC143154522 gene encoding uncharacterized protein LOC143154522 isoform X3, giving the protein MLGTSMTLARLRLMFNVFTIFLIFKFRRYSQPLGQLSLIQMESVKCSFRHENAIPEGIFIAPGRSASLLQSRVVEVTESNRVA; this is encoded by the exons ATGTTGGGAACGTCGATGACACTTGCTCGATTACGCTTGATGTTCAACGTTTTTACGATATTTctg ATATTCAAATTTCGACGATATTCACAGCCACTCGGCCAGTTATCTCTTATTCAAATGGAGTCTGTGAAATGTTCATTCAGACACGAGAATGCTATTCCCGAGGGTATTTTTATCGCGCCAGGAAGATCAGCATCGCTGTTGCAGTCTCGAGTCGTTGAAGTCACCGAAAGCAACCGAGTTGCATAA
- the LOC143154522 gene encoding uncharacterized protein LOC143154522 isoform X2, which produces MLFPRVFLSRQEDQHRCCSLESLKSPKATELHKNGTASFYSDRCNINIFKRFSIIINVRSHRRWRYLDVTNDGNSFSSITINVGSLEFRTATMSIVYSNNSIFNDTKMIIRNDFTSSRKRWKFFLRVQSMSTGSNLGHLRY; this is translated from the exons ATGCTATTCCCGAGGGTATTTTTATCGCGCCAGGAAGATCAGCATCGCTGTTGCAGTCTCGAGTCGTTGAAGTCACCGAAAGCAACCGAGTTGCATAAGAACGGGACTGCGAGTTTTTACTCG GACAGAtgcaatattaatatattcaaacgATTCTCGATTATCATCAACGTTAGGAGTCATCGACGATGGCGTTACTTAGATGTTACGAACGAtggaaattctttttcttcaatTACAATCAACGTCGGAAGCCTCGAATTTCGAACAGCTACGATGTCAATTGTATATTCAAACAATTCGATTTTCAACGATACGAAAATGATCATTCGTAATGATTTCACTTCGAGTCGCAAACGATGGAAATTCTTTCTTCGAGTACAATCTATGTCAACAGGCTCAAATTTAGGACATCTGCGATATTAA
- the LOC143154522 gene encoding uncharacterized protein LOC143154522 isoform X1, which yields MTVLTVKFINIQTILDYHRGGVVDDDVIPIHDGNSYGITWMSSTFGGSRIQDRCNINIFKRFSIIINVRSHRRWRYLDVTNDGNSFSSITINVGSLEFRTATMSIVYSNNSIFNDTKMIIRNDFTSSRKRWKFFLRVQSMSTGSNLGHLRY from the coding sequence ATGACGGTTCTCACCGTCAAGTTTATTAATATTCAAACGATTCTTGATTATCATCGAGGTGGAGTCGTCGACGATGACGTTATTCCGATTCACGATGGAAATTCTTACGGAATAACTTGGATGTCATCGACGTTCGGGGGCTCACGAATCCAGGACAGAtgcaatattaatatattcaaacgATTCTCGATTATCATCAACGTTAGGAGTCATCGACGATGGCGTTACTTAGATGTTACGAACGAtggaaattctttttcttcaatTACAATCAACGTCGGAAGCCTCGAATTTCGAACAGCTACGATGTCAATTGTATATTCAAACAATTCGATTTTCAACGATACGAAAATGATCATTCGTAATGATTTCACTTCGAGTCGCAAACGATGGAAATTCTTTCTTCGAGTACAATCTATGTCAACAGGCTCAAATTTAGGACATCTGCGATATTAA